The proteins below come from a single candidate division KSB1 bacterium genomic window:
- a CDS encoding sugar phosphate isomerase/epimerase produces the protein MAKGLARRDFVRLCVLGLGAISSASWARCAKRRLRGPAEAGPASLGMQSYSLRNFDVLDAIRRTHELGLRHIEIFPGHLPVDADAERIRAVQAALQAHQMRLTAYGVVRFDKDEAAARRYFEFSKKMGIPALSADPEPTDETMGMLEKLASEYDV, from the coding sequence ATGGCGAAGGGTTTGGCACGACGGGATTTCGTCCGGCTGTGCGTTTTGGGACTGGGTGCGATAAGTAGCGCGAGCTGGGCGAGGTGCGCGAAGCGCAGGTTGCGAGGCCCAGCGGAAGCGGGGCCGGCCAGCCTCGGGATGCAGAGCTACTCGCTGCGGAACTTCGACGTCCTGGACGCGATTCGCCGGACACACGAGCTGGGGCTACGTCATATCGAGATCTTCCCGGGCCACCTACCGGTCGATGCAGACGCAGAGCGGATACGAGCTGTCCAGGCGGCGCTGCAGGCACATCAGATGCGCTTGACTGCCTACGGCGTGGTTCGCTTCGACAAGGACGAAGCCGCGGCCAGACGGTACTTCGAGTTTAGCAAGAAGATGGGTATTCCGGCCCTGAGCGCCGATCCGGAGCCGACAGACGAAACGATGGGCATGCTGGAGAAGCTCGCTTCGGAGTACGACGTCA